The genome window CCCTGATCTCCAGGTCCGACGCCTTCTGCCGGTCGATCCAGACCTGCACCTCAGGCCGCCGCTGGGCCTGGCTGGTGTCTACGTCTACGAATCCAGGGACTGCGGTCAGGCGCTTAATGAGAGCCTGGGCGTAGCCATCGAGCTGCTGCAGGTCCGGGCCGCGAAGCACGAGGTTGAATGGGGTCTGCTTGAAGCCGCCGCCTGAGATCAGCCCGATCTGTTGCGCACTGATTCTCAGGTCCGGATAGGCCCTGAACATCTGTCGGACCTCTTGCATGATCGCCTCCTGCGACCGTCTTCGTTCGCGCAAGTGCGCAAGCCCGACATAAATCGAGGCGTCGGTGATATTGGCCCGGTCCTTGCCTCGAACCCCGATGGTGGTAAACAAGTGTTGCACCTCAGGGATGCTCTTCAGATCGGCCTCCAGCCGTCGAAGGATCCCGTCGCTGCGGTCGAGTGAGGAGCCGGACGGGGTCTCAACGATCACCTCGAATTCGCTCATGTCGTCATCAACAACAAAATCCGGTTTCATCTGCCTACCGATCAGCACAGTAGAACACATCAGTAAGACAGCCAACAGCAGGACGGCCGCCCGGTGGTTCAGACACCAGACAAGGAGCCGGTCGTAGTTACGCTCCAGAAAGGCATAGACGCGCGCCGCCTTGGATCCCTGATCGTGCTGTCGATGTCCGCCATGGCCTTCGCCGAGTTCCTTCGATGGTTCGACCGAATTCACCACACGCTTCAGCATCCGGGCGGAGAGCATCGGGGTCAGGGTGAACGCCACCAGCAGCGAGACGAGGATAGCGAAGGTGGCCGTCAGACCAAAGCTGTTCCAGAACCGCCCCACGAGCCCCCCCATGAAGGCGACAGGAAGAAAGATGACTACCAGCGAGATAGTGGTAGCCATAACAGCCAGGACAATCTCCTTCGCACCGGTCACCGCCGCCTCCACCGGAGGGCGCCCTTCTTCCTCGATGTGGCGGAAGATATTTTCCAGCACAATGATGGCATCGTCGATGACGATCCCGGTAGAGAGCGAAAGGCCCAGCATCGTAAGATTGTTCAGGGTAAAGCCCGCCACCCGCATGATAGTAAACGTGGCAATGATCGAGACGGGGATCGAGATCGCGGCGATGAAGGCGGGTCGAAGGCGCGGGATGAAGAGGAAGAGGACCAGGGTCACAGCAATCGACCCGACCACGACGACGCGCAATAGCTCCGGATCGCCATAGAAGAACGCCAGAGTAAGGCCTCCAAGCAATATCCCCATGACGATCTGCTCTCGCCGCACGAGGCGTCCGATGAAGAAGGCTACGATCAGGCTGGCCAGCAGCCCGCCCAGCATCAGGTGCTCTTCCACTTCCGCAATCGAGCGCTTGATGAACCGCGACACGTCGCGCACCACCTGGAACTCCACATCAGGCGGCAGGGTCGCTTGAATCTCCTGCAGCTTCGCCTTGACCAGATCGACCACAGCGACGGTATTGGTCCCGGACTGCTTCTGGACCAGGAGGGAAACAGCGCTCTTGCCGTCAAGACGGGAGAGGGTCCGAGGTTCCTCTTCGCCGTCCAGCGCGGAGCCGATGTCTCGAATCCGGACGGGGGCGCCCTTGTAATCAGCAACGATGAGATCACTGAAGTCAGCAGCCCGCTCGATTCGGCCCAGCGTTCGGAGCCCCTGCTCCCGCGCCTGCCAGGTGATGTTGCCTCCAGGGACCTCAACGTTCTGGCGCTGGACAGCCGTCTTGATCTGTTGGATCGAGAGGTTATAGGCCTCGAGGCGATGGGGATCCACGACAAGCTGGATCTCTCGCTTCCGGTCGCCGACAAGCGTGACCGCCCCGATATCCTTGACCGTTTCGAGTTGCCGCTTGATCTTCTTGTCGGCAAGCTCCGTAATCTCGCGGGCCGAGCGCTTGCCGGAGACAACAATCGCCAGGATCGGAGCCGAGTCGGGGTCGAACTTCTCGATAGCCGGGGCCTCGGTGCCCTGGGGGAACTCCGAGACGACCGTCGCCACCTTTTCCCGGACATCGTTGGCCGCCTCGTCGATCTTACGCTCCAGGACAAACGTCACGAAGACCTGCGACTGCCCCTCGAGGGTAGTGGACCGGAGTTCATCAATCCCGTTGATCGTGTTGACGGCTTCCTCAATCCGCTTCGTGATATTGCTCTCGATCTCCTCCGGGCTGGCCCCTGGGAGTCTCGTCGTGATGGTGACGGTGGGCATATCGACCTTGGGGAAGACATCGAGTCCCAACTCCCTGAACGACACCAGCCCCATGACGACAAGGGAGACGATCAGCATCGTGGCAAAGACAGGCCGCCGAACACAGATATCAATCAGTGACATGGGTTACCGTTCAAGGTTCAACGTGCAAGGTTCAAGGTTTGAGGTGCAAGGTGCAAGGTTCAACGTGCCGTGATGACCTGGACTGTGGCGCCATCGAACAGTTGGCTCAAACGCGAGGTCGCCACCTGCTCCCCTGGTTGAAGTCCCTCGACGATCTCCACCAGTCCATCCTGGCGTTCGCCAACCGTGATCTGTCGCTCTTGGGCGATACCGTCTTGGACCACGAACGCCTTGGTGATTCCCACGAAATAATAGACGGCATCCTCCGGGACAAAGGGAGTGGCGCGGTCAACCCGGATCTGGATCCGCGCCTTGGCGAAGGAGCCTGGCTTCAACAACCCCTCACGGTTAGGCACTCGTGCCTCGATCGGAAATGTCCGAGTGTCGGTAAACACAGCCGGGCCAACCCGCTTCGCTGTCCCGCTGAATTCGCGGCCCGGATAGGCCTCGA of Candidatus Methylomirabilis tolerans contains these proteins:
- a CDS encoding efflux RND transporter permease subunit, which produces MSLIDICVRRPVFATMLIVSLVVMGLVSFRELGLDVFPKVDMPTVTITTRLPGASPEEIESNITKRIEEAVNTINGIDELRSTTLEGQSQVFVTFVLERKIDEAANDVREKVATVVSEFPQGTEAPAIEKFDPDSAPILAIVVSGKRSAREITELADKKIKRQLETVKDIGAVTLVGDRKREIQLVVDPHRLEAYNLSIQQIKTAVQRQNVEVPGGNITWQAREQGLRTLGRIERAADFSDLIVADYKGAPVRIRDIGSALDGEEEPRTLSRLDGKSAVSLLVQKQSGTNTVAVVDLVKAKLQEIQATLPPDVEFQVVRDVSRFIKRSIAEVEEHLMLGGLLASLIVAFFIGRLVRREQIVMGILLGGLTLAFFYGDPELLRVVVVGSIAVTLVLFLFIPRLRPAFIAAISIPVSIIATFTIMRVAGFTLNNLTMLGLSLSTGIVIDDAIIVLENIFRHIEEEGRPPVEAAVTGAKEIVLAVMATTISLVVIFLPVAFMGGLVGRFWNSFGLTATFAILVSLLVAFTLTPMLSARMLKRVVNSVEPSKELGEGHGGHRQHDQGSKAARVYAFLERNYDRLLVWCLNHRAAVLLLAVLLMCSTVLIGRQMKPDFVVDDDMSEFEVIVETPSGSSLDRSDGILRRLEADLKSIPEVQHLFTTIGVRGKDRANITDASIYVGLAHLRERRRSQEAIMQEVRQMFRAYPDLRISAQQIGLISGGGFKQTPFNLVLRGPDLQQLDGYAQALIKRLTAVPGFVDVDTSQAQRRPEVQVWIDRQKASDLEIRAEDVALALRTMVGGEKVGFYREAGEQYDVRLRLEDDYRKDASVISALTVPTAANRLVKLNNVVHLNQGRAPAQIDRYAQERQITVQANLYQIPLGEATAQADEAIKAVGMSSGYSTAYLGRGKLMAEAFYNFAIAFVLSIAFIYIVLAAQFESFVHPITIMVSMFLSIPFGLVSLLIAGQTLNIYSVMGLFLLMGVVKKNAILQVDYTNVLRARGKPRDEAQLEADRARLRPILMTTLAIIAGMLPVALGKGDGAASRASLATAVVGGQTLCLLITLLVTPVVYSYFDDLRGLRIVSWLYEFRFWAWRRDVKEKG